The Primulina tabacum isolate GXHZ01 chromosome 7, ASM2559414v2, whole genome shotgun sequence genome includes a window with the following:
- the LOC142551283 gene encoding ribonucleases P/MRP protein subunit POP1 isoform X1 — protein MDVNASKPRVSAIPPHELNVRKFAESRASELESLHSVVANRLNNDFRSQRNKRKRTTGHDNRVAHKKFRKKKRVEYGNSCNNDCLKKHEKKVSRRIRRSIELKKNPQIGFCTSGDGTKRLRTHVWHAKRFSMTKIWGFHIPLGLHGRGRGSRALLKKLRSGVLIHDASYYGTVQLEGPQDKLLSVLSSVLVPSPSKHDGENFDDILSGDIFGSAVLHHTGKPSFPSVAPVTFMWRPLQHITIQKEGHNVNLLDELQSHDDGTTFRRLWLCIHAAALKEASEALTYACMDMTGGSARCVSLEGELATLELIGSKASDLLEKMLQPSCCVSEKSCYPKKSNADENSDAGKLEKTPISKINNQISSSLVIPLTVKDPRALTKKQQSIVNEGNSCNFCFGEVETKHESESVANYGDLWDVSEGLCPPMEESVACMEKYYQRNEYIGLRIKNFGNQNAPAKVKYSRYCPVLLLKNENHEDSVKRCSIVLPLSWVKVFWNAFILNGAHAIGLREKHWIACEIGLPYFPWDYPDCRAYSYIMEMDATATNQKATLRPPSQRPLEIPIPPPWDCVKLIVTSSSEVDDSLNHDERHGSADVLGDNLVRNSVCGLSDATTMSFEGFVARTSFSLNDFLNNISANHLLIFPRMKDQKISMYKVMNDEGLLEQNANVSGMQCGNKQCFLRVHLHAHKEGVFEQGAVVCAPDAVDILSWRRSECDEHQLQIPQSSLRSYFVRLPSGKWALQIPEDSAVRESYRCPIGFITTGFVRGRQKPVAGALCEASLLSRLRLEQWKALPARRRRKEIFVLVRNMRSTAYRLALAAIVLEQQEEDVKFM, from the exons ATGGATGTTAATGCGAGCAAACCCCGAGTTTCAGCGATTCCACCACATGAACTTAATGTGAGGAAATTTGCAGAATCTCGAGCTTCTGAACTCGAGAGTCTTCACTCGGTGGTTGCTAATAGATTAAATAATGATTTCCGGTCTCAAAGGAATAAGAGGAAAAGAACAACTGGACATGACAACCGCGTTGCACATAAGAAGTTTAGAAAAAAGAAGAGAGTGGAATATGGAAATTCATGTAACAATGATTGTTTGAAAAAGCATGAGAAAAAAGTTTCCCGTCGCATACGTAGGAGCATTGAACTTAAAAAGAACCCACAAATTGGGTTTTGTACTTCAGGGGATGGGACGAAGAGACTGAGAACACATGTTTGGCATGCAAAGCGGTTCTCAATGACAAAAATTTGGGGATTTCACATTCCCCTTGGTCTTCATGGAAG AGGAAGAGGTTCAAGGGCTCTGTTAAAGAAATTAAGAAGTGGAGTGCTTATCCATGATGCAAGTTACTATGGCACTGTCCAGTTGGAGGGTCCACAG GACAAACTACTATCGGTTTTGAGTTCTGTTTTGGTACCTTCTCCATCAAAACACGATGGAgaaaattttgatgatattctttCTGGTGACATCTTTGGAAGCGCTGTG CTTCATCATACTGGAAAACCTAGCTTCCCATCCGTAGCTCCTGTAACCTTCATGTGGCGACCTCTTCAACATATCACTATTCAAAAAGAAGGCCATAATGTCAATTTGCTTGATGAGTTGCAAAGCCATGATGATGGGACTACTTTCCGCCGGCTTTGGCTGTGTATACATGCTGCTGCTTTGAAAGAGGCATCTGAAGCTTTGACATATGCTTGT ATGGATATGACTGGTGGTTCAGCTAGGTGTGTTTCTCTGGAGGGTGAGCTGGCAACGTTAGAATTGATTGGATCAAAAGCATCAGATCTTCTTGAGAAGATGCTACAACCTTCCTGCTG TGTTTCTGAGAAATCATGCTATCCGAAGAAATCTAATGCAGATGAGAATAGCGATGCAGGCAAACTAGAGAAGACACCTATCTCTAAGATTAATAATCAGATTTCCTCTTCTTTAGTAATTCCATTAACTGTCAAGGATCCTCGTGCATTGACAAAGAAACAACAATCAATTGTTAACGAAGGAAATTCTTGTAACTTCTGTTTTGGAGAAGTTGAGACTAAGCATGAAAGTGAAAGTGTTGCCAATTACGGTGATTTGTGGGATGTTAGTGAAGGGTTATGTCCTCCAATGGAAGAAAGTGTTGCTTGCATGGAAAAATATTATCAGCGAAATGAGTATATTGGACTGCGCATTAAAAATTTTGGGAATCAAAATGCTCCAGCGAAGGTGAAATATTCTAGATATTGCCCTGTTTTGCTACTGAAGAACGAGAATCATGAAGATTCTGTCAAAAG gTGTTCAATTGTTCTCCCTCTAAGTTGGGTTAAAGTATTTTGGAatgcttttattttaaatggtgctCATGCCATAGGTTTAAGAGAGAAGCACTGGATTGCATGTGAA ATTGGATTGCCGTATTTTCCATGGGACTATCCAGATTGCAGAGCTTACTCATATATTATGGAAATGGATGCCACTGCCACGAATCAGAAAGCAACACTACGTCCTCCATCCCAGCGGCCACTAGAAATTCCCATACCACCTCCATGGGATTGCGTGAAACTTATTGTGACTTCATCAAGTGAAGTGGATGATTCTCTTAATCATGATGAACGACATGGTTCTGCTGATGTCTTAGGGGACAACTTAGTGAGAAACAGTGTCTGTGGGCTATCAGATGCTACCACtatgtcatttgaaggtttCGTGGCAAGGACTTCTTTCAGTCTGAATGATTTCTTGAACAATATCAGTGCCAATCATTTGCTTATATTCCCAAGAATGAAGGATCAAAAGATTAGCATGTATAAAGTCATGAATGATGAAGGACTTCTTGAACAAAATGCCAATGTATCAGGAATGCAGTGTGGCAACAAACAATGTTTTCTTCGAGTTCATCTTCACGCTCATAAAGAAGGTGTTTTTGAACAAGGGGCAGTGGTTTGTGCACCTGATGCTGTTGACATACTGTCGTGGAGAAG ATcagaatgtgacgaacatcaactTCAAATACCTCAGTCTTCATTGAGATCGTACTTTGTTCGGTTGCCATCCGGTAAATGGGCACTTCAAATTCCTGAAGATTCAGCTGTCAGAGAATCATATAGGTGTCCTATTGGTTTTATTACTACTGGTTTTGTCCGGGGAAGGCAA AAACCAGTAGCAGGTGCGCTTTGTGAGGCAAGCTTACTTTCCAGGCTCAGATTGGAACAGTGGAAGGCATTACCTGCGAGACGGAGGAGGAAGGAGATTTTTGTCTTGGTCAGGAATATGAGATCCACAGCATATAGACTTGCTCTTGCTGCCATTGTCTTGGAGCAACAAGAAGAAGATGTCAAATTCATGTGA
- the LOC142551283 gene encoding ribonucleases P/MRP protein subunit POP1 isoform X2, translating to MTKIWGFHIPLGLHGRGRGSRALLKKLRSGVLIHDASYYGTVQLEGPQDKLLSVLSSVLVPSPSKHDGENFDDILSGDIFGSAVLHHTGKPSFPSVAPVTFMWRPLQHITIQKEGHNVNLLDELQSHDDGTTFRRLWLCIHAAALKEASEALTYACMDMTGGSARCVSLEGELATLELIGSKASDLLEKMLQPSCCVSEKSCYPKKSNADENSDAGKLEKTPISKINNQISSSLVIPLTVKDPRALTKKQQSIVNEGNSCNFCFGEVETKHESESVANYGDLWDVSEGLCPPMEESVACMEKYYQRNEYIGLRIKNFGNQNAPAKVKYSRYCPVLLLKNENHEDSVKRCSIVLPLSWVKVFWNAFILNGAHAIGLREKHWIACEIGLPYFPWDYPDCRAYSYIMEMDATATNQKATLRPPSQRPLEIPIPPPWDCVKLIVTSSSEVDDSLNHDERHGSADVLGDNLVRNSVCGLSDATTMSFEGFVARTSFSLNDFLNNISANHLLIFPRMKDQKISMYKVMNDEGLLEQNANVSGMQCGNKQCFLRVHLHAHKEGVFEQGAVVCAPDAVDILSWRRSECDEHQLQIPQSSLRSYFVRLPSGKWALQIPEDSAVRESYRCPIGFITTGFVRGRQKPVAGALCEASLLSRLRLEQWKALPARRRRKEIFVLVRNMRSTAYRLALAAIVLEQQEEDVKFM from the exons ATGACAAAAATTTGGGGATTTCACATTCCCCTTGGTCTTCATGGAAG AGGAAGAGGTTCAAGGGCTCTGTTAAAGAAATTAAGAAGTGGAGTGCTTATCCATGATGCAAGTTACTATGGCACTGTCCAGTTGGAGGGTCCACAG GACAAACTACTATCGGTTTTGAGTTCTGTTTTGGTACCTTCTCCATCAAAACACGATGGAgaaaattttgatgatattctttCTGGTGACATCTTTGGAAGCGCTGTG CTTCATCATACTGGAAAACCTAGCTTCCCATCCGTAGCTCCTGTAACCTTCATGTGGCGACCTCTTCAACATATCACTATTCAAAAAGAAGGCCATAATGTCAATTTGCTTGATGAGTTGCAAAGCCATGATGATGGGACTACTTTCCGCCGGCTTTGGCTGTGTATACATGCTGCTGCTTTGAAAGAGGCATCTGAAGCTTTGACATATGCTTGT ATGGATATGACTGGTGGTTCAGCTAGGTGTGTTTCTCTGGAGGGTGAGCTGGCAACGTTAGAATTGATTGGATCAAAAGCATCAGATCTTCTTGAGAAGATGCTACAACCTTCCTGCTG TGTTTCTGAGAAATCATGCTATCCGAAGAAATCTAATGCAGATGAGAATAGCGATGCAGGCAAACTAGAGAAGACACCTATCTCTAAGATTAATAATCAGATTTCCTCTTCTTTAGTAATTCCATTAACTGTCAAGGATCCTCGTGCATTGACAAAGAAACAACAATCAATTGTTAACGAAGGAAATTCTTGTAACTTCTGTTTTGGAGAAGTTGAGACTAAGCATGAAAGTGAAAGTGTTGCCAATTACGGTGATTTGTGGGATGTTAGTGAAGGGTTATGTCCTCCAATGGAAGAAAGTGTTGCTTGCATGGAAAAATATTATCAGCGAAATGAGTATATTGGACTGCGCATTAAAAATTTTGGGAATCAAAATGCTCCAGCGAAGGTGAAATATTCTAGATATTGCCCTGTTTTGCTACTGAAGAACGAGAATCATGAAGATTCTGTCAAAAG gTGTTCAATTGTTCTCCCTCTAAGTTGGGTTAAAGTATTTTGGAatgcttttattttaaatggtgctCATGCCATAGGTTTAAGAGAGAAGCACTGGATTGCATGTGAA ATTGGATTGCCGTATTTTCCATGGGACTATCCAGATTGCAGAGCTTACTCATATATTATGGAAATGGATGCCACTGCCACGAATCAGAAAGCAACACTACGTCCTCCATCCCAGCGGCCACTAGAAATTCCCATACCACCTCCATGGGATTGCGTGAAACTTATTGTGACTTCATCAAGTGAAGTGGATGATTCTCTTAATCATGATGAACGACATGGTTCTGCTGATGTCTTAGGGGACAACTTAGTGAGAAACAGTGTCTGTGGGCTATCAGATGCTACCACtatgtcatttgaaggtttCGTGGCAAGGACTTCTTTCAGTCTGAATGATTTCTTGAACAATATCAGTGCCAATCATTTGCTTATATTCCCAAGAATGAAGGATCAAAAGATTAGCATGTATAAAGTCATGAATGATGAAGGACTTCTTGAACAAAATGCCAATGTATCAGGAATGCAGTGTGGCAACAAACAATGTTTTCTTCGAGTTCATCTTCACGCTCATAAAGAAGGTGTTTTTGAACAAGGGGCAGTGGTTTGTGCACCTGATGCTGTTGACATACTGTCGTGGAGAAG ATcagaatgtgacgaacatcaactTCAAATACCTCAGTCTTCATTGAGATCGTACTTTGTTCGGTTGCCATCCGGTAAATGGGCACTTCAAATTCCTGAAGATTCAGCTGTCAGAGAATCATATAGGTGTCCTATTGGTTTTATTACTACTGGTTTTGTCCGGGGAAGGCAA AAACCAGTAGCAGGTGCGCTTTGTGAGGCAAGCTTACTTTCCAGGCTCAGATTGGAACAGTGGAAGGCATTACCTGCGAGACGGAGGAGGAAGGAGATTTTTGTCTTGGTCAGGAATATGAGATCCACAGCATATAGACTTGCTCTTGCTGCCATTGTCTTGGAGCAACAAGAAGAAGATGTCAAATTCATGTGA
- the LOC142550684 gene encoding uncharacterized protein LOC142550684, translated as MLSLICRRNLGSLSKPYLLQFPSFSSLINSSTPDFDSGNGNGDPFATSYLIERFGFSRERAIKAYALVKFRSSEKPNSVIAFFKEHGFSDAQIKRIVEKGPLVLKLKPRDSLLPKIEFFRSLGISDGDIVKIITTAGFIMTRSLENRIALTFEFVKNMLKSEKDAIQAIKRFPSILSQNLKKNVPLNAEMLREAGVPEINVVYLFKRHPRSLISSPDEFKKQVERVTELGFSPLTTIFILGVIAMRMLPKLSWNKKMDIYKRWGYSEDQLLIAFRRFPQCMVTSEEKINGVLGHIINKMGWDLGSFSLYW; from the coding sequence ATGCTGAGCCTAATCTGCAGAAGAAACTTGGGCTCTCTAAGTAAACCCTATTTGCTCCAGTTCCCTTCGTTTTCATCGTTGATTAACAGTAGTACACCTGATTTCGATTCGGGAAATGGGAATGGGGATCCATTTGCGACCAGTTATCTCATAGAAAGATTTGGTTTTTCTCGAGAACGGGCTATAAAAGCTTATGCCCTGGTCAAATTCAGAAGCTCGGAAAAGCCAAATTCAGTCATTGCGTTCTTTAAAGAACATGGTTTCAGTGATGCCCAGATCAAGCGTATCGTCGAAAAAGGTCCTCTGGTTCTTAAATTGAAGCCCCGAGATAGCCTTTTACCCAAGATCGAATTTTTCCGTTCCTTGGGCATCTCTGATGGTGACATTGTCAAAATTATAACGACAGCTGGATTTATAATGACAAGAAGCTTGGAAAATCGAATTGCGCTGACTTTTGAGTTCGTCAAGAATATGCTGAAATCAGAAAAGGATGCAATACAAGCTATCAAAAGATTTCCCAGTATTCTTTCTCAGAATTTGAAAAAGAATGTGCCTCTGAATGCTGAAATGTTGCGCGAGGCAGGAGTCCCAGAAATTAATGTTGTATATTTGTTCAAGCGCCATCCAAGATCTCTAATATCAAGTCCTGACGAATTTAAGAAGCAAGTGGAGCGTGTTACTGAACTGGGGTTTAGCCCGCTGACAACTATTTTCATTTTAGGGGTAATTGCAATGAGAATGCTACCTAAACTGAGTTGGAACAAGAAGATGGACATATACAAGAGATGGGGTTATTCTGAGGATCAATTACTCATCGCTTTCAGAAGGTTCCCGCAGTGTATGGTGACTTCCGAAGAAAAGATTAATGGAGTATTGGGtcatattataaataaaatgggTTGGGACTTGGGATCCTTTAGTCTTTATTGGTAA
- the LOC142551285 gene encoding uncharacterized protein LOC142551285, whose amino-acid sequence MLNVFCRRNFGSVSKRHLLQFHLCSSLSISTPDYDSRNGNGDPFAVNYLSERLGFSRECALKAYTNVKFRSSRNPDSVLAFLEENGLSDAQIKHLIKRVPQILTLKPQDNLLPKIEFLRSLGISRDDIVKIMAVAGSFMRRSLENRIIPSFDFVKDMLKSEKDAVDVIKRFPSFLYMDLQKTLCPNVDILLEAGVPEINVWRLFKQRPRTLLMDPDESKEYVERVAEMGFSPESANFVVAFAVMRRFCKSSWTKKMDVYKRWGYSEDHILLAFRRYPQCIAKSEDKIDAVLDHIINRMGCDPSAFITFPAMMSLSLKITIIPRCSVYQVLKSKGLIYNGSITGFLRHTKEKFLEKFVLPFVDEVPELLQLYPCDLSPPKGSLMVIHRPKNEKCEMPEQKDGPRGR is encoded by the coding sequence ATGCTAAACGTATTTTGCAGGAGAAATTTTGGTTCTGTGAGTAAACGTCATCTTCTCCAGTTTCATCTTTGTTCTTCGTTAAGCATAAGCACTCCTGATTACGATTCGAGAAATGGAAATGGGGACCCGTTTGCGGTCAATTATCTCTCGGAAAGATTAGGTTTTTCTAGGGAATGTGCTTTAAAAGCTTATACCAATGTCAAATTTAGGAGCTCAAGAAACCCGGATTCAGTCCTTGCGTTCCTCGAGGAAAATGGCCTTAGTGATGCCCAGATCAAGCATCTGATCAAACGTGTTCCCCAAATCCTAACATTGAAGCCCCAGGATAATCTTTTGCCCAAGATCGAATTCCTCCGTTCTTTGGGCATATCTAGGGATGATATCGTCAAGATCATGGCAGTCGCCGGAAGTTTCATGAGAAGAAGCTTGGAGAATCGAATCATCCCGTCTTTCGATTTCGTGAAGGATATGCTGAAATCAGAGAAGGATGCAGTAGATGTTATCAAGAGGTTTCCTAGTTTCCTATATATGGATTTACAAAAGACTCTGTGTCCGAATGTGGATATTTTGCTCGAGGCAGGGGTCCCGGAGATCAATGTTTGGCGTTTGTTCAAGCAACGTCCAAGAACTCTGTTGATGGATCCTGATGAATCTAAAGAGTATGTGGAGCGCGTTGCCGAGATGGGTTTCAGCCCCGAGAGTGCGAATTTTGTTGTAGCTTTCGCAGTGATGAGGAGGTTCTGTAAATCGAGTTGGACTAAGAAAATGGACGTGTACAAGAGATGGGGTTATTCGGAGGATCATATACTCCTTGCTTTCAGGAGATACCCGCAGTGTATAGCAAAGTCAGAAGATAAAATTGATGCAGTATTGGATCATATTATAAATAGAATGGGTTGTGATCCATCGGCTTTTATCACGTTTCCGGCAATGATGTCTCTAAGCTTGAAGATAACTATTATTCCAAGGTGTTCGGTTTATCAAGTTTTGAAATCAAAAGGTTTGATTTATAATGGAAGCATCACAGGTTTTCTTAGGCACACAAAAGAAAAATTTCTTGAGAAGTTTGTGTTGCCCTTTGTGGATGAAGTTCCGGAACTCTTGCAATTATATCCCTGTGATTTGAGTCCACCAAAAGGTTCATTGATGGTAATACATCGTCCTAAGAATGAAAAATGCGAAATGCCTGAACAAAAGGATGGTCCTAGGGGTAGATAA